The genome window CAGCAGCAGGCGGCCGGGGGAGGGGATGGTGGCGACGATGTCGACGTGGCCGTTGGTGCCGAAGTCGTCGTAGTCGCGGGTGAGGCCGCGCGGCAGCCAGACGGCGTGGGTGGCGCCGATCGTGCGGGCGAGCTCGGCCTCCACGCGGGCCTTGTCGGCGTACTTGTTGCGGCGCGGGTCGAGCTGGACGGTCTCGGTGAGCAGCACGGTGCCGTCGCCGTCGACGTGGATGCCGCCGCCCTCGTTCACGAGGACCGAGCTGACCAGCTCGGCGCCGGTGCGGTCGGCGACGAAGCGGGCGATCTCCGCGGACTTGCGCCACTCGGACCAGGCCGGGTCGCCCCAGCCGTTGAAGGTCCAGTCGACGGCGCCGAGCACGCCGGGGCGCTCGTCGTCGACCACGAAGGTCGGGCCGAAGTCGCGCATCCAGAACTCGTCGAGCGGCGCCTCGATCTGCTCGACGTGCGAGCCGAGCATGCGGGCGGCGCGCTCGCGCTCGGACGGGTCGACCACCATCGTGACCGGCTCGAACTCGGCGACCGCGTGGGCGACGGCGGTCCAGGCGGCGTAGGCCTCCTCGGCGGACGCGGCGTCGTCGCCGAGGGTGATGCCGGCGCGCGGGAAAGCCATCCAGGTGCGCTCGTGCGGTGCGGTCTCGGCGGGCATGCGCCAGGTCATCGTGAACCTCCGGGCTCTATTGATCGGATGATCAATAGATACCTATACTGGACCCACGATGTCAAGAGCAGCCCGCAGACCGCCCGCCGAGCGCCGCGCCGAACTGGCCGCCGCCGCCCGCGCGCTCGCCCTCGACGAGGGCCTGGCCGCCGTGACGCTGCGCGCCGTCGCCGCCCGCGCGGCGGTCGCGCCCGCGCTGGTCGCGCACTACCACGAGTCGATGGACGCACTGGTCGCCGAGACCTTCACGAGCATCGTCGCCGCGGAGATCGCGGAGCTGCGCGGCCTGCTCGCCGCGGCCCCGTCCCCGGCCGCCGGGCTCGCGACGCTGCTGCGCACGCTCCTCGACGGCAGCCGCGACGACGTCACCGTCGTGTGGGTGGAGGCCTGGGCGCTCGGCCGCCGAAACCCGGTGCTGGGCGCGGCGGTCCGCGACCAGATGGACGCCTGGAGCGACGTGTTCGAGGGCGTGATCGCTGAGGGAGTCGCGGCCGGATCGTTCCGGGTGGAGGACCCGCGCGCGGTCGCCTGGCAGCTCCTCGGGATGCTCGACGGCCTCAACGCTCAGGCGCTGGTCCGCTGGGGCGGCGCCGCCGACCGCGGGTCGCTGCTCGGGCATGCGGTCGAGGGGATGCTGGGGGTGGAGCGCGGGGTGCTGGTGGGGTAGGAGACCTACTGCACCCACGCCACCAGTTCCGCCAGGAACTCCTCCGGCTTCTCGATGTGCGGCGAGTGCCCGCAGTCCTCGAACACCACCTCCCGCGTCACCCCGCCCTGCGCCTGGTAGCTCTCCAGCACCGCGCGGATCTGCTTGAGCATCGGCTGCGGGGGTGCGACCTCCTCGCCGGGCCAGCCGGGGATGACGCCGGCGGCGCCGAGCTGGTTGAGGTCGAAGAAGGACGCGTCGTTGACGATCGCGTCGAGCGCGCCGTGGATCCAGAGGATCGGCGGCTTGACCGGGAGGTCGATGATGTCGGTCGTGTCGAAGTAGGTCGGCGCCATCGTGTTGAGGACGCCGTGCGGGCCGGGCGCGAAGCCCGGCCACTCGTCGGTCGCCGTCGCGTCGCCGGGGTAGTTGTCCACGCCGGTCGCGGTCGTGAGCATCGACTGCACCCAGAGGTCCTCGTACTCGGTCGTGAAGCCCGGCGCCACGTAGGCCGAGCGGTAGACGGCGCGCGGCGAGGTCGGCGAGTCCTCGCCGGTGTCGTGGGCGGCGAGCCGCTCCACGAAGTCCGGGTTCGCTCCGCCGCCGCCGGTTCCCGAGGCGTCGGAGTTGAGGAGGCTGCCGTCGAGCGCCGTTCCGCCGAAACCGTACGGGGAGACCGTGGATACCAGCGTCAGGCTGCGCACCAGGTCGGGACGGTCGAGCAGCAGCTGCATCACCACACCGCCGCCCATGCTCCAGCCGACCAGGTGCACCGGCCCGCTGTCGAGCGCGTCGAGCACGGCCGCGACGTCCTCCGAGAAGTCGCCGACCCCGCGGGTCGCGTCGACGGGCAGCGTCTCGCTCTCCCCGAAGCCGCGGAGGTCGATCGCGAGGGCGCGCGTGCCCTCGGGGAGCGACAGCATCAGCGGCTGCCAGAACAGCGACGACGACACGTTGCCGTGCACGAACACGATGGTCCGGGTGGCGTCGGCGGCGACGGTCGGGTCGGTCGTGCGCGCCAGCACGTTGGCCGTGTAGCGGGGCGTCGTGACGCTGCGGGCGACGATGCCGGGGAGCAGGGTTGCGGTCACTTACGTCTCCTTCGGGTCGGAGGTGCCGGGATCGGAGGTGTGCGGGTGGGAGTGGTAGTGCGGGTGGGCGGGATACGCGCCGGGCAGGTGCGGAGTGAGCTGACGGACCCCGGCCTCCGTCATCACGATCGTGTAGTGGTTCACGTCCTCGGCCTCGAACGCCTCGAACCAGGGCAGCCGGGTGCGCCACTCGGCGGGCTCCTCCGGCGGGTAGAGCGGGTCCGTGTTCAGGAGGCCGCGCGGCGCGCGCACGAACGCGATCGGCAGCGTCAGCCCGGCGAGGGCCTCTTCGTAGCCGTCGGCGCCGCCGACCTCGATCGCGTTGGCCGACATGGCCTCCTCCGACACGCTCGACCGCAGCTCGGGCGGCGCGCCGACCAGGTCGTACAGCGCGTAGGCCTCGACAGCGTCGTTCCACCAGGGCCCGAGCGCGGGATGCCGGCGCCAGAACGCCAGGTACTCCTCCTCGCTCGCGAAGGTCATCCGCAGCCGGTCGCGCGCGGGGCCGAGGTCGGCCGTGCCGTAGACCGGGAGACCGCCGTCGATCAGCACCAACCGCTCCACCCGGTCGGGGTGGCGTTCGGCCAGCCAGACCGCCACGAACGCACCCATCGAATGCCCGGCGACGATGGCGCGCTCGACGCCGAGCCCGTCGAGCATCCGGGCGATGTCATCGGCGTGCTGGGTCAGCCCGTACGGCCCGGGGAGGCCGTTGCTGCGGCCGCGCCCGCGCAGGTCCGGCGCGATCAGCCGAACGCCCGGCAGTGCCGCGGCGACCATGCTCCACGAGACGTGGTTGGCGGTGATCCCGTGGATGCCGACCAGCGGCGTCCCGCCGGCGTCCGCGTGCCACTGTCCGCCGGCGAGCTCGCCGCCGGCGACCGGGACGCGGAACGGCTCCGCCGGCGTGAAGCCCGTCACTTCGCGCTCCAGCCGCCGTCGATCGTGTAGCTCGCGCCGGTGACCATCCGTGATCCGCTGCCCGCGAGCCAGAGCGCGAGGCCGGCGACCTCCTCCGGCTCGACCAGGCTCTTGATCGCGGGCTCGGTGAGCATGATCCTCTCGACCACCTCGTCCTCCGGGATACCGTGCAGCCGGGCCTGGTCCGCGATCTGCTTCTCGACCAGCGGCGTGCGGACGTAGCTGGGCTCGATGCAGTTGGAGGTGACGCCGTGCGCGGCGCCCTCCAGCGCGGTCACCTTCGAGAGGCCCTCGAGGCCGTGCTTCGCCGCGACGTAGGCGGACTTGAACTCGGAGGCGCGCAGGCCGTGGACGCTGGAGATGTTGATGATCCGCCCGAAGCCACGTTCGTACATGCCGGGGAGGGCGGCGCGGATGAGGAGGAACGGCGCCTCCAGCATGATCCGCAGCAGGAGTGCGAAGCTCTCCGGCTCGAACTCCGGGATCGGCCGCACGTGCTGCAGACCGGCGTTGTTGACGAGGATGTCGGTGTCGAGGCGGAGGTCGCCGAGCGCGGCGGTGTCCGAGAGGTCGACCTCCCACGCGTCGCCGCCCAGCCGGTCGGCCGCGGCACGTGCCGCGTCGCCGTTGAGGTCGGCGATCGTGACCCGCGCGCCGGCGGCGGCGAAGGCCTCGGCGCACGCCAGACCGATGCCGCTCGCACCGCCGGTGATGAGGGACCTGCGCCCCGAGAGGTCCGCCATAGCCGCTTTCCTTCCCGGGCGCGTCCGCCCACACCGGCACCCTACCCGCGGGCCGCGGCCCGGCGGAAGAAGGGGCTGTCGGGAACGGAGGAGATCGAGGGCGACACGCCGCCGAAACGCAGCGAACGGAGGAGATCGCGGCCGGGGGAGGGCGGATCTCCTCCGTTCGCGGAGGGGAGGGGGAAGCGGGTAGGGGTCAGGCGGTGGGGGCGGGAGCGGAGGCGGCGACCGTGGTGCGGACCAGGCGCGCGTCGGCCGGGGTGACCGCGTGCTTCGGGCCGGTCAGCGCGATGCGCGTCTCCGTCTCGCGCTCGGCGCAGGACGGGCCCACCCAGAGCTCGACGTCGCCGGGCTCCACGATGCGGACGCCGTCGAGGCCGGTGAAGGCCAGCCGGGTGGACGGCACCTGGAAGGCGACCACGGCCTCCTCGCCCGGCTCCAGCGAGACGCGGGCGTAGCCGAGCAGCTGGGCGACCGGGCGCGTGACGCTCGCGAACACGTCGCGGGCGTAGAGCTGCACCAGGTCGGAGCCCGCGCGCTCGCCGCTGTTGCGGACGGTGACCCGCACCTCGAACTCGCCGCCGGCGGCCACGGCCGCGTCGGCCTCCAGCCCGGTGCGCTCGAAGGTCGTGTAGCTGAGGCCGTGACCGAACGGCAGGACCGGGGTGCTGTCGGCGCTCGTCACGTCGGACGGGCCGCCGAGCAGCGGGTGCAGGTACGAGAACGGCTGAGCGCCGGCCGACCGCGGCAGCGACACCGGGAGGTGGCCGCTGGGCGAGACCCGGCCGGACAGCACGGCGGCGATGGCTCGGCCGCCCTCCTCGCCGGGGAAGAACGCCTGCAGCACGGCCGCGGGCGCGTCCGGTCCGGTGATGGCCCAGTCGATCGCGTACGGGCGGCCGGACAGCACGATGACGACGGTCGGCGTCCCGGTGCGGACGACGGCCTCCACCAGCTCGCGCTGCACGCCGGGGAGCTCCAGGCTCTCCACGTCGTTGCCCTCGCCGACCGTGCCGCGGCCGAACAGGCCCGCGCGGTCGCCGACGACGACCACGGCCACGTCGGCGTCGGCCGCCGCGCTGACCGCGGTGACGATGCCGGAGCGGTCGTCGCCCTCCACGTCGCAGCCGCGGGCGTGCACGAGTTCCGCCGCGGGGAACTCCTCGCGCAGCGCCTCCAGCACCGAGGGGAGCTCGAAGCCGAGCGGGACCTCCGGGTGGTGGGCGAGCACGTGGTTGGCGAACGAGTAGCAGCCCATCAGCGCCTCGGCGGCGTCGGAGTTCGGGCCGACGACCGCGATGCGGGCGGCGGCGCGGTCGCCCTCGAGCGGGAGGGCGCCGTCGTTGGTGAGCAGCACCAGCGACTCCTCGGCCAGGCGCAGCGCGAGCGCGCGGTGCGCGGGGGAGTCCAGGTCGACGGACGTCGGCGGCTCCTCGAAGGTCTCGTCCAGCAGGCCGAGCTCCTCCTTCTGCGCGAGCAGGCGCAGCACGGCGCGGTCGACCAGCGCCTCGTCGGCGAGCCCGGCGCGAATGCGCTCGGCCAGCGGGGCGAGGAACGCGTCGCCGGTCGGCAGCTCGACGTCGATGCCGGCCGCCAGGGCCAGCGCGGCCGCCTCGCCGCGGTCGGCCGCGACGCGGTGCATGGTGTGCAGGAACGCCACCGCGAAGTAGTCGGCGACGACGGTGCCGTCGAAGCCCCACTCGTCCCGGAGCACGCCGGTGAGGTAGGCCGGGTTCGCGGCGACGGGCACGCCGTCGATCTCCGCGTACGAGTTCATCACCGAGCGGACGCCGCCGTCGCGGACCGCCATCTCGAACGGGGGCAGCAGCGTGTCCCGCACCTCGCGCGTCCCGGCGTGCACCGGAGCGTGGTTGCGCCCGGCCTGCGACGCCGAGTAGCCGACGAAGTGCTTGAGCGTGGCGTGCACGCCCGACGACTGCAGGCCGCGCACGTACGCGGTGGCGATCGTCCCGACCACGTACGGGTCCTCCGCGATGCACTCGTCCACCCGGCCCCAGCGCGGGTCGCGGATCACGTCGAGCACGGGGGCGAGGCCCTGGTGGATGCCGAGCTCGCGCATCGAGGCGCCGATCACCGCACCCAGTTCCTCCACCAGCTCCGGGTCGAACGCGGCGCCCCAGGCGAGCGGGGTCGGGAAGGTCGCGGCCTTCCACGCCGCCAGCCCGGTCAGGCACTCCTCGTGCACGAGCGCGGGGATGCCGAGCCGGGTCTGCTCGCGCAGCCGGCGCTGCTCCGACCACAGCCAGGAGGCGCGCTCCACGGGGTCGACGGGGCGCGTGCCGTACACGCGGGTGAGGTGGCCGATGCCGTTCGCGGTGGCGTCCTCGTAGCTCTGGCCGGTGGTCATCTCCCCGTCGAGCGGTGCGACGTTGTCGTCGCCCTTGTCGACCCAGTAGCCGACGATCTGCGCGAGCTTCTCGTCGAGAGTCATCCGGGCGTGCAGGTCGCGCACGCGCTCGGAGACGGTGGGGAGGTTGTCAGTCGTAGTCATGCTTCTTTCCTGCATACGGGTGGTACGGGAACGTGTCGGGAACGCGAGCGGGGAGCCGGGCTCAGCCCTTGACCGCACCGGTGAGACCGCCGACGATCCGGCGCTCGAACAGGCTGAAGAAGATCAGCGCGGGGATCATCGAGAGCGACGTGAACGCCAGCACCTTGGAGGTGTCGGTGGCGTACTGCGACGAGAACGCCTGCACGCCGAGCGGCAGGGTGAAGGTCGCCTGGTCGTTGAGGATGAACAGCGGCAGCAGGTAGCTGTTCCAGCTCGCGATGAAGGCGAGGATGCCCACCGTGATCACGCCGGGGAGCGAGAGCCGCAGCACCATCCGGAAGAAGAAGCCGATCCGGCTGCAGCCGTCGATGAAGGCGGCCTCCTGGATCTCGTCCGGGATCGCGCGGAGGAACGGCACCAGGATGATGATCGTCGTCGGCAGCGCGAACGCGATCTGCGGGATGATGACGCCCGCGAGCGAGTTCATCAGGCCGAGGTTGCGCACCACGATGTAGAGCGGCGTGATCGCGACGGTGATCGGGAACATCAGCCCGGCGGCGAACAGCGCGTAGAGGAAGCCGCTGCCCCGGAAGGTGTACCGGGCGAGCACGTAGCTGGCCATCAGCCCGAGCGCCACCGCGCCGACGGTCGTGACGAGGGCGACGACCGTGGAGTTGAGGACCTGGCCCCAGAAGACGCTTCCGGTGAGCACGTCCAGGTAGTTCGCCGGGTTCCACGGGTTCGGGAAGCCGGCCGGGTCGACGGTGATCTGCGAGTTCGTGCGGAAGCCGCCGATGATGATGTACGCGATCGGCACGATCATCAGCGCGATCACGATCAGCGCGACGAAGTAGACGGCCGGCGATCCCCAGGGGAGGCTCTTCCGCTCGGCGCGGCGCGCGGCGCGGGTGGAGACGGTGAGGGTGGTCATCACGCCGTCCTTTCTGTTGCGGCCCCGTTGCGGCGGCCCGTGCGGCCTTCGGCCTTCTTGGCGGTCGTGACCGCACCGGCGGTGTCACGGCGGAGGACGAAGCGCTGGTAGATGAGCGCGACGATCAGGGAGATGAGGAAGATCACGACGGCCACGGCGTTGCCGTAGCCGTAGTTGCCGGCGTTGCGGCCGTTCGCGACCATGTAGGTGGCCATCGTCGAGGTGCCCGCGGTGGAGGCCACGTACTGGCCCCAGATGATGTAGACGAGGTCGAACAGCTGGAGGGCGCCGATGATCGAGAGGAACGCCCAGATCCGGAGCGTCGGGCCGAGCAGCGGCAGGGTGATCCTGCGCTGGATCTGCCAGTACGACGCGCCGTCGAGCGCTGCGGCCTCGTAGAGCTCCTCCGGGATGCCCTGCAGGCCGGCGAGGAAGAGGATGACGGCGAAGCCGACGTACTTCCAGGTCAGGATGCCCATCAGGGTCCAGATGGCGATGTTCGGGTCGGACAGCCAGTCGTGGGCCATCCAGCCGAGGCCGACATTGTGCAGGAAGCCGTTGAGCGCGCCGTTGGTGGCGAGCATCAGGCTCCAGCCGGTGCCGACCACGACCTCCGAGATCACGTAGGGCACGAAGATCAGCACGCGGATGAGCGACTGGCCCCTCATGCGCCGGTTGAGGAGGAGCGCGAGGAGGATGGCGATCGGGCCCTGGATGACGATGGACATCACGACGATGAAGGCGTTGTGCCCGAGCGCCGCCAGGAAGGCCGGGTCGGTGAGGATGACGACGTAGTTCTGGAGGCCGACGAAGTCGGTGGGGGTGCCGTACCCGGCCCAGCGGAAGAAGCCGTAGTAGGCGGCCATCACGACCGGGAAGATCACGAAGGCCAGGAAGACGATGACGGCGGGGCCGGCCAGGAGGAGGATCTCGGCGCGGAGGCCCCAGCCCGCGCCGCGGCGGCGGCGCGGCTGCGACGGGAGCGACGCGGTGGCGCCGCTCCCGTCGTGCTGCGCGAGATCCGCCGTCGACACGCGCTCGGTCGAGGTTGACTCGCGGGTGTTGCTCACTATCGGGCCTCTCAGCCCTTCTTCGCGGCGTCGTTCGCGGCCTGGATCATGCCCTTGGCGTCGGTCTTGCCGGCGAGCATGTCGACCACGGCGACGTTCAGCGCGTTGCCGATGTTCTGGCCGAGGACGGTGTCGAGCCACTGCGAGACGTACGGCGCCTTGTTGTAGGCCGCGAGGACCTCCTTCAGGTAGGGCTCGGTGACCTCCTTCTGGGCGTCGGTGTTGACCGGCGGCGAGTTGAACGCCTTGTAGTAGGCGATCTGCTGCGGGGTCGTCGCGATGAAGTTGAGGAAGTCCACGCACTCCTTCGGCGCCTTCACGGAGCAGGAGTAGCCGTCGACGCCGCCCATGATCGAGCCGGGCTCGCCCTTACCGCCGGAGAGCTCCGGGAAGGGGTAGAAGCCGAGGTCGGGGAGGGGCTTCTGGTCGGGGGTGAGCGAGGCGATCACGCCCGGGTCCCACGCGCCCATGAGCTCCATGGCGGCCTTGTGGTTGGCCACCAGGCCGGCGGAGGAGCCGGCGCCCTGCTGGGCGGAGGTGGTCAGGAAGCCGTCGTTGAAGGGCTTCTGGCCGGCGAAGTTCTCCAGGTCCTGAGCGGCCTTGAGCCAGCAGCCGTCAGAGAAGCTCTTCGAGTCCGCCGTCTTCTCCATCGTGGTGCCGGAGCACTCGCGGAGCGCGAACCAGTAGAACCAGTGCGCGGCCGGCCAGGCGTCCTTGGCGCCGAGGGCGATCGGGGCGACGCCCGTGGCCTTCAGCTTCTGGACGTCGGCGCTGAGGTCGTCGATGGTCTTGGGAGCCTCGGTGATCCCTGCCGCCTTGAAGAGGTTCTGGCTGTAGAAGAGGCCGCCGGGGAGGACCGCGAGGGGCATCGCGTAGACCTTGTTCTGGTAGGTCTCCGCCTTGAACGAGCCCGAGGAGATGACCTTCTTGGTGTCGGCGGAGATCTTGTCGGTGATGTCCATGACCTGGCCGGCCTGGACCATCGCGGCCATCTTGCCGCCGCCGCGCTGCAGGAAGATGTCCGGGGCGTCACCCGAGTTGAGCGCCGTCTGCAGCTTGCCGTCGAGGTCCTCGTTCTGGATCGACTGCATCTTGATCGTGACGTTCGGGTTGGCCTTCTCGAACGCGGCGATCGCGTCCTTCCAGTACTGCTGGCCGGGGCCGGTCGTCGAGTTCTGCCAGAGCGTCATGCTGACTTTGCTGTTGCTGGAGCTGTCGGAGGAGGTGCCGCTGCACGCGGTCAGCGCGAGCGAGCCGGCGGCCAGGACAGCAGCTCCGATGAGGAGCTTCTTGGCTTTCATGTGATTCCAACCTGTTCTCTTCGTTGAGCGGCATCCGCGGATTCGCGATGCCTGTGACGGAAGTCCGTGCCGGGGGCTGCCGGCCGGGCGAAGCCTCTCGCCTGGGGCCGGACAAGGACTCGTCGGGTCCGGGAGGCTGACCGGACCACGTCAGTGTCGCAAGCCCACCTGGGAGTGTCAAACGTTTTCGAAATCCTTTTCGAAATCCTTTTCGAGGTTGCTATGCTGCTCGATCATGGGACGACGTCCAACCATCAACGACGTGGCGGAGGCCGCCGGCGTGTCCGCCGCGACGGTCTCCAAAGCGGTCAACGGCCGCTACGGCGTCGCCTCGCACACGGCCGAGCGCGTGCTCCAGGTCGTGGAGGAGCTCGGCTACGAGTCCAGTCTCGTCGCGAGCAGCATGCGGTCGCGGCAGACCGGCGTGATCGGCGTGCTCGTGGCCGACTTCGAGCCGTTCAGCGCCGAGGTGCTCAAGGGCGTCGGGGCCGCGCTGTCCGACTCGCGCTACGACCTCCTCGCCTACAGCGGCTCGCGCCAGCTCGCGCCCGAGGGCTGGGAGCGCCGCTCGCTCAGCAGGCTCAGCGGCACGCTCATCGACGGCGTCATCATGGTGACGCCGACCGTGGTGAACGTGAACGCGGACGTCCCGATCGTCGCCGTCGACCCGCACACCGGCCGCGCAGACCTCCCGACCGTGGAGTCGGACAGCTTCGGCGGCGCCCGGAGCGCTGTCGACTTCCTGATCGGCCTCGGCCACCGCCGCATCGGCTTCGTGGCCGGCCGGCCGGACCTGCGCTCCTCGGCCGCGCGCGACGCGGGCTACCGGCGTGCGCTCGCGGAGGCCGGCATCCCGTTCGACCCGTCGATCGTCGGCGTCGGCAACTACGAGCAGGAGAGCGCACGGGAGGCCGCGCGCCGGCTCCTCGCCGCGCCGGAGCGGCCCAGCGCGATCTTCGCCGCCAACGACCTGTCCGCGATCGTGGTCATCGAGGTGGCGCACGAGCTCGGGCTGGAGGTGCCGCGCGACCTGTCGGTGGTCGGGTTCGACGACATCCCCGAGGCGTCCCGGTTCTCCACACCGCTGACGACGATCCGGCAGCCGATGGGGCGGCTGGGCGCGGCCGCGGCGGAGCTGGTCGTGGCGCTGATGGCCGGCGAGGAGCCGGACCCGACGCACATCCGCCTCCCGACGCGGCTCATCCGCCGCGCGAGCACGGCGCCGCCGGCGTAGCGCCCGGTCCACGCGGTCTCCGCTTGCGCAGGAGAACGGACCGGGACACGCCGCCCGAGTCCGTTCGGACAGCCTTCGGAAGGAGATCCGCGACCGTGTCTCCTTCCGGGGCGTGGCCTCGAATCCGGCTCAGAGGGTGGTCGGGGCGCCCAGTCCGGAGGCGGCGGCGCGCATCGCGGCCTCCGCGCTCGCGACCGTGATCAGGCTGTTGCCCGCGACGATGTGGAGGCCGTAGGCGTCCTCCAGCGCGACCAGGTTCATCGCCAGCGTCTCGACGGGGAGTGTCGGCGCGAAGACGCCCGCGGCGGCGCCGCGCTCCAGGATGCCCGTGTAGGTGGCGAGCTGGCGCCGGTACATCCGCTCGACCAGCTCGTCGTGCAGCGAGGAGGTGCCGGCGAGCACGTCGAACTCGTAGAGCAGGCGCATGAGGGCGTCGTCCGGGCCGCTCGGCAGGCCCTCCCGGATGGCGGCGGCGAGCTGCAGCTGCGGCTCGGGGATGCCGGCGACCACGGCGTCCCTGTGGTCGCAGAACCGCTCGAGGCCGGCCCGGTGGGCCTCCACCAGGAGCTGGTCGAGGTCCTCGTAGTAGTAGAGGATCGCGCCGCGGGTGAGCCCCGCCTTCGCCGCGAC of Leifsonia shinshuensis contains these proteins:
- a CDS encoding LacI family DNA-binding transcriptional regulator; its protein translation is MGRRPTINDVAEAAGVSAATVSKAVNGRYGVASHTAERVLQVVEELGYESSLVASSMRSRQTGVIGVLVADFEPFSAEVLKGVGAALSDSRYDLLAYSGSRQLAPEGWERRSLSRLSGTLIDGVIMVTPTVVNVNADVPIVAVDPHTGRADLPTVESDSFGGARSAVDFLIGLGHRRIGFVAGRPDLRSSAARDAGYRRALAEAGIPFDPSIVGVGNYEQESAREAARRLLAAPERPSAIFAANDLSAIVVIEVAHELGLEVPRDLSVVGFDDIPEASRFSTPLTTIRQPMGRLGAAAAELVVALMAGEEPDPTHIRLPTRLIRRASTAPPA
- a CDS encoding TetR/AcrR family transcriptional regulator; amino-acid sequence: MARPKKQDERRADLIEAALSAVGERGLRSLSLADVAAKAGLTRGAILYYYEDLDQLLVEAHRAGLERFCDHRDAVVAGIPEPQLQLAAAIREGLPSGPDDALMRLLYEFDVLAGTSSLHDELVERMYRRQLATYTGILERGAAAGVFAPTLPVETLAMNLVALEDAYGLHIVAGNSLITVASAEAAMRAAASGLGAPTTL